A genomic region of Deltaproteobacteria bacterium contains the following coding sequences:
- a CDS encoding sulfotransferase, producing MLKKLEHPQWVRRLNLFGPSVGDPRHVVSLEADELVSLARTTTGLADFGDAGWETAYRALMTSLDSEAQLHLLGRVLTRAEVLRVLQTKLRLQHALRLRPAILREPIAAPIFVLGPPRSGTTILLELLALDPQLRAPIAWEAHHPLPLLADADRDIAHRMELAESEQELWAEIDPAFLTMHELRHDLPCECVHFTQVDFAGPYWSMQYDAPSYMQWKLATPGLDARFYAGHRRFLQTLQHGGEPKPWLLKSPAHLSTLPALFAEYPDARVVHTHRDPTKFVGSVANLMCTLRFMRSDHVDVAQQGQVALGTFKYLLELGIELRKSGALPNKQIVDSHYLDLMKDPVSQLWQIYDRLGLAWPAGHDERVRTYLREKPKAKFGAHTYRYEELGLDASAVREQFEPYARHYGIRSEA from the coding sequence GTGCTGAAGAAGCTCGAGCATCCGCAGTGGGTCCGGCGGCTGAACTTGTTCGGGCCGTCGGTCGGCGACCCGCGCCACGTCGTCTCGCTCGAGGCAGACGAGCTCGTCTCGCTCGCGCGCACGACGACGGGCCTGGCCGACTTCGGCGACGCAGGCTGGGAGACGGCGTACCGCGCCCTGATGACATCACTCGACTCCGAGGCGCAGCTGCACCTGCTCGGCCGCGTGCTCACGCGCGCGGAGGTGCTGCGCGTGCTGCAGACGAAGCTGCGCCTGCAGCACGCGCTTCGCTTGCGGCCCGCGATCCTGCGCGAGCCGATCGCGGCGCCGATCTTCGTGCTCGGCCCGCCGCGCTCGGGCACCACGATCCTGCTCGAGCTGCTCGCGCTCGATCCGCAGCTGCGCGCCCCGATCGCGTGGGAGGCGCATCACCCGCTGCCGCTGCTCGCGGACGCGGATCGCGACATCGCGCACCGCATGGAGCTCGCGGAGTCCGAGCAGGAGCTGTGGGCGGAGATCGATCCGGCGTTCCTCACGATGCACGAGCTGCGCCACGACCTGCCGTGCGAGTGCGTGCACTTCACGCAGGTCGACTTCGCGGGCCCGTATTGGTCGATGCAATACGACGCGCCGTCGTACATGCAGTGGAAGCTCGCGACGCCGGGCCTCGACGCGCGCTTCTACGCCGGCCATCGCCGTTTCCTGCAGACGCTCCAGCACGGCGGCGAGCCGAAGCCGTGGCTGCTGAAATCGCCCGCGCATCTCTCGACGCTGCCCGCTCTGTTCGCGGAGTACCCCGATGCGCGCGTCGTCCACACGCACCGCGATCCCACGAAGTTCGTCGGCAGCGTCGCGAACCTGATGTGCACGCTGCGCTTCATGCGCAGCGACCACGTGGACGTGGCGCAGCAGGGGCAGGTCGCGCTCGGCACGTTCAAGTACCTGCTCGAGCTCGGCATCGAGCTGCGCAAGAGCGGCGCGCTCCCTAACAAACAGATCGTCGATTCCCACTATCTCGACCTGATGAAGGACCCCGTCTCGCAGCTCTGGCAGATCTACGATCGCCTCGGCCTGGCGTGGCCCGCCGGGCACGACGAGCGGGTTCGGACGTACCTGCGCGAGAAGCCCAAAGCGAAGTTCGGCGCGCACACGTACCGCTACGAGGAGCTCGGCCTCGACGCGAGCGCAGTGCGCGAGCAGTTCGAGCCCTACGCGCGCCACTACGGCATCCGCAGCGAGGCCTGA
- a CDS encoding DUF1214 domain-containing protein — protein sequence MAEIAAESRVALRELIALLQEIDQRWLSNEWNLMSPADVAEATRALMHMLQGGLALQFERAPERPAFRRIVTPTRKFTGDNADAIYYDAPVSGKYAYRVRGNIAGAVYVSVTIEAGVEDGGLRGRTAGVINDTQFDIDASGNFELWLGGAERARNWLPLPDDAYALTTRHYFEEKHCVAADASRVVPLHIEVVGGSPAPAPPSDASIAAGVRRMMGFVRDRSIGMPPMAQREQPAFVSRIPNQFPAPAKPGALGLAAFDAAYSMAPYVIGPDQALIIRARWPKCRAGNVDLWTRHQMTYDYANRSVTLNRAQTVLDADGSFRVVIAHQDPGVPNWLDTEGRPFGLVFWRYMLPEGEIETPRAEVVKLADLMRSPS from the coding sequence ATGGCCGAGATCGCTGCCGAGTCTCGAGTCGCGCTGCGTGAGCTGATTGCGTTGCTGCAGGAGATCGATCAGCGCTGGCTCTCGAACGAGTGGAACTTGATGAGTCCGGCGGACGTCGCCGAGGCGACGCGCGCGCTGATGCACATGCTGCAGGGCGGGCTCGCGCTGCAGTTCGAGCGGGCGCCCGAGCGGCCGGCGTTTCGGCGCATCGTGACGCCGACGCGGAAGTTCACCGGGGACAACGCGGACGCGATTTATTACGACGCGCCGGTGTCGGGGAAGTACGCGTATCGCGTGCGCGGGAACATCGCCGGCGCGGTGTACGTCTCGGTCACGATCGAGGCGGGCGTGGAAGATGGCGGGCTGCGCGGGCGAACTGCGGGCGTCATCAACGACACGCAGTTCGACATCGACGCGAGCGGCAACTTCGAGCTGTGGCTCGGCGGCGCCGAGCGCGCGCGCAACTGGCTGCCGCTTCCCGACGATGCTTACGCGCTCACCACGCGCCACTACTTCGAGGAGAAGCACTGCGTCGCGGCCGATGCGTCGCGCGTGGTTCCCCTCCACATCGAAGTTGTTGGGGGATCCCCCGCGCCCGCGCCGCCGAGCGACGCGAGCATCGCGGCTGGTGTGCGGCGCATGATGGGCTTCGTACGCGACCGCTCGATCGGGATGCCGCCGATGGCGCAGCGCGAGCAGCCCGCCTTCGTCTCGCGCATCCCGAACCAGTTCCCCGCGCCCGCGAAGCCCGGCGCGCTGGGCCTCGCCGCCTTCGACGCCGCATACTCGATGGCGCCCTACGTGATCGGCCCCGATCAGGCCCTAATCATTCGCGCGCGCTGGCCCAAGTGCCGCGCCGGCAACGTCGACCTCTGGACGCGCCACCAGATGACCTACGACTACGCCAACCGCAGCGTCACGCTGAACCGCGCGCAGACCGTGCTCGACGCCGACGGCAGCTTCCGCGTCGTGATCGCGCACCAAGACCCCGGCGTGCCGAACTGGCTCGACACCGAGGGGCGCCCGTTCGGCCTCGTGTTCTGGCGGTACATGCTGCCGGAAGGAGAGATCGAGACGCCGCGGGCGGAGGTGGTGAAGCTCGCGGACTTGATGCGATCGCCTAGCTGA
- a CDS encoding methyltransferase domain-containing protein has protein sequence MSLATYYKDHWLAIEPERFARYDEMFKLDDKRADRLLAPLALAPGQTALDLGCGPGYVAAHLARIVGPGGHVHALDVNADFVARARAVAAEAGVEKRVEVHHLTSERFPLADATCDRALAKNVLEYVPDAGATLRELHRVLKPGGTLTAMDSDWAFVLIEPLTPDETRELFTAAAPAFREPLIGRKLRAAFRRAGFRDVQVDIAASADDKGFMRPIVENMLGYAKKFGTMSEARAAELGAKVESAIASGEYLGVLPQFVVRGVRP, from the coding sequence ATGTCCCTCGCCACCTACTACAAGGATCACTGGCTCGCGATCGAGCCCGAGCGCTTCGCGCGCTACGACGAGATGTTCAAGCTCGACGACAAGCGCGCGGACCGCCTGCTCGCGCCGCTCGCGCTCGCGCCCGGCCAGACCGCGCTCGATCTCGGCTGCGGGCCCGGCTACGTCGCCGCGCACCTCGCGCGCATCGTGGGCCCGGGCGGCCACGTGCATGCGCTCGACGTGAATGCCGACTTCGTCGCGCGGGCTCGCGCGGTGGCTGCTGAAGCCGGCGTCGAGAAGCGCGTCGAGGTGCACCACCTAACAAGCGAGCGCTTTCCCCTCGCGGACGCGACCTGCGATCGCGCGCTCGCCAAGAACGTGCTCGAGTACGTGCCCGACGCGGGCGCGACGCTGCGCGAGCTGCACCGCGTGCTGAAGCCCGGCGGCACGCTCACCGCGATGGACTCCGACTGGGCGTTCGTGCTGATCGAGCCCCTCACCCCAGACGAAACCCGCGAGCTCTTCACCGCCGCCGCGCCCGCGTTCCGCGAGCCGCTCATCGGCCGCAAGCTGCGCGCCGCCTTCCGCCGCGCCGGCTTCCGCGACGTGCAAGTCGACATCGCCGCCAGCGCCGACGACAAGGGCTTCATGCGCCCCATCGTCGAGAACATGCTCGGCTACGCGAAGAAATTCGGGACGATGAGCGAAGCGCGCGCCGCGGAGCTGGGTGCGAAGGTGGAGAGCGCAATCGCGAGCGGGGAGTACCTCGGAGTGCTGCCGCAGTTCGTGGTGCGGGGGGTGAGGCCATGA